Proteins co-encoded in one Sporosarcina sp. FSL K6-1522 genomic window:
- a CDS encoding ABC transporter permease, protein MTFRQFAYRNVVRNRRIYAAFFMASVVSVMVFFLYSMLLFHPTIEDRFIQEVAFMGMGIAEMILFVFTLFFLFYSMRAFLYARSKEFGILLHLGMEKRQLHRLIFIETMIIGVASIAAGTGLGYMFSKFFFMIVKEIVLLPALPLYFSWQPFALTVGAFMSLFIIISFVAPVFIRSGQVADLINGEHSEQEAYGYSKGRGYLGLLCLGLSYTMAATTTNSIVIGLTFLLPPLATIGTYFFFTDSLPLLLHRIRKRKRLYWHHFWLLSISEGVVRLRENARMFFIVTIVSTVAFMSVGILASLTSFASQYREMHPLGLVYKSWPENELERQHVEQLVEELNASRVEYSLVKFNVLHQQSSFTNKEVALLKLAHVNTLAATFGYPAVELKKGEAIFLPSSDSSYSRLNERTVYTVLEDSHVRVRINGAYPQQLFSAYAMGMNAIVLNDSDYDSVDESGTVRKQFAYYAFNVPNWQETKDIGLLIDATLTDSILAGKPNALPYSFENPGLNYSVIRTTFTLLLFIGLLLAAVFFLAAGSFIYFRLYTSLDRDRKQFDVLRRMGITDREFKKIVNRQLIPQFFFPWGVAFVHSAFAFLSLQVIWDALAEISIVKELVWVLGGFTVMQIVYFYLIRWRYLAHIKAPG, encoded by the coding sequence ATGACCTTTCGTCAGTTCGCTTATCGTAACGTCGTTCGCAATCGGCGGATTTACGCAGCGTTTTTCATGGCGAGCGTCGTTTCGGTTATGGTGTTTTTCCTGTATTCAATGCTGTTGTTCCATCCGACGATAGAAGATCGTTTTATCCAAGAAGTGGCTTTTATGGGGATGGGCATAGCGGAAATGATTTTGTTTGTCTTTACATTGTTTTTCTTGTTTTATTCGATGCGGGCTTTTTTATATGCCAGGTCAAAGGAGTTTGGAATCTTGCTACATTTAGGCATGGAAAAACGTCAATTGCATCGTCTGATTTTCATTGAGACAATGATTATTGGGGTGGCTTCGATTGCGGCGGGAACCGGCCTTGGTTATATGTTTTCCAAGTTCTTTTTCATGATTGTCAAGGAGATTGTGCTGTTGCCAGCGTTACCGCTGTATTTCTCTTGGCAGCCATTTGCGTTGACCGTTGGTGCGTTTATGAGTTTGTTTATCATTATTTCATTCGTTGCACCGGTTTTTATTCGATCGGGGCAAGTGGCGGATCTGATTAATGGCGAACATAGTGAGCAAGAGGCATATGGCTATTCGAAGGGACGCGGCTATTTGGGGCTGCTCTGTTTGGGCTTGTCCTATACGATGGCTGCGACAACGACGAATTCCATTGTCATTGGACTAACTTTTTTATTGCCACCGCTTGCGACAATCGGGACCTATTTCTTTTTCACCGATTCGTTACCGCTGCTGCTGCATCGTATTCGCAAGCGTAAACGTTTATATTGGCATCATTTTTGGCTACTATCGATTTCAGAAGGAGTCGTGCGGTTGCGCGAAAATGCACGGATGTTTTTCATTGTGACAATTGTGTCGACGGTAGCATTTATGTCGGTGGGCATTTTGGCATCGCTAACATCGTTTGCTTCGCAATATCGGGAAATGCATCCGCTCGGTCTTGTCTATAAAAGCTGGCCTGAAAATGAACTCGAACGGCAGCATGTGGAGCAGCTTGTTGAGGAACTCAATGCAAGTCGAGTGGAGTACTCGCTTGTGAAATTCAATGTGCTTCATCAGCAATCGAGCTTCACGAATAAAGAGGTAGCGCTATTGAAGTTAGCACATGTCAATACTTTGGCGGCAACCTTTGGCTATCCAGCTGTGGAGTTGAAGAAGGGTGAGGCGATTTTTCTGCCATCATCAGATTCTTCTTACTCGCGGCTAAATGAGCGAACCGTGTACACCGTATTGGAGGATAGTCATGTTCGTGTTCGCATTAATGGGGCTTATCCACAACAGTTGTTTTCAGCGTATGCGATGGGAATGAATGCGATTGTTTTAAATGATAGTGATTATGATTCGGTCGATGAGAGTGGTACGGTAAGGAAGCAGTTTGCTTACTATGCTTTTAATGTACCGAATTGGCAAGAGACAAAAGATATTGGGTTACTGATCGATGCGACATTGACGGATTCTATATTAGCAGGCAAGCCGAATGCATTGCCTTATTCGTTTGAAAATCCTGGGTTAAATTATTCGGTCATTCGTACAACTTTCACATTGCTGTTATTTATTGGGTTGTTACTCGCTGCGGTCTTCTTTTTAGCGGCAGGCAGTTTTATTTACTTCCGCTTATATACGTCATTAGATCGCGATCGAAAACAGTTTGATGTTTTGCGGCGGATGGGTATTACGGATCGTGAGTTTAAAAAAATTGTGAACAGGCAACTGATTCCACAGTTTTTCTTCCCGTGGGGTGTGGCATTTGTGCATAGCGCCTTTGCGTTTTTATCGCTACAGGTTATTTGGGATGCGCTTGCAGAAATTTCAATTGTGAAAGAGCTAGTCTGGGTGTTAGGCGGCTTTACAGTCATGCAGATTGTCTATTTCTATTTAATCCGTTGGCGTTATCTTGCACATATTAAAGCGCCGGGGTAA
- a CDS encoding fatty acid--CoA ligase family protein, whose translation MNLVSRVQETATLQPGKIAYHFMGKDTSYAEFDQSVARFASALQELGVGKGDHVAFLLGNTPHFLISLYATMRIGATAIPVNPIYTPDEISYIIHNSDAKAVIALDLLLPLVEQAASAFPTVEQYVICETVPETPAKIAALPDVVKAKVQIFTQLIATGNPHVEPVPVEENETAIILYTSGTTGRPKGAMLTHGNLYSNARDVADYLGFTEDDRVVATLPVFHVFALTVVVNAPLVKGATILLVPRFSPADVFDIVKEQDATVFAGVPTMYNFLYQYPEGETEDFASIRLAISGGASLPVALLHNFEDKFEVRVSEGYGLSEASPVTCFNPLDRERIPGSIGTNIINVENKVVNELGDEVPDGEVGELIVRGPNVMKGYYKMPEETEVAIRNGWLYTGDMARRDENGYFYIVDRKKDLVIVGGYNVYPREVEEVLFTHQDIVEAAVIGLPDPNFGEAVHAFVVLKDGIEVDEAALIAYCAEHLAKYKVPHHIEFLDELPKNTTGKILRRSLKEQVTQ comes from the coding sequence ATGAATTTAGTGTCACGCGTGCAGGAAACTGCGACGTTGCAGCCGGGGAAAATTGCTTATCATTTTATGGGGAAAGATACATCGTATGCGGAATTTGATCAGTCGGTTGCGCGATTTGCATCGGCATTGCAGGAGCTAGGGGTAGGCAAGGGAGACCATGTGGCATTTCTACTTGGCAATACACCGCATTTTTTAATTTCACTATATGCGACGATGCGTATTGGTGCAACAGCCATTCCAGTGAATCCGATTTATACGCCGGATGAGATATCGTACATTATACATAATAGTGATGCGAAAGCGGTTATTGCGCTTGATCTTCTGTTGCCACTTGTGGAGCAAGCAGCGAGTGCATTTCCAACGGTAGAGCAATATGTCATTTGTGAGACAGTGCCTGAAACGCCAGCAAAAATTGCGGCATTGCCAGATGTAGTCAAGGCGAAAGTGCAGATATTCACGCAATTGATTGCAACAGGCAATCCACATGTCGAGCCCGTTCCAGTGGAAGAAAATGAAACCGCTATCATCTTGTATACATCGGGGACAACAGGACGTCCGAAAGGTGCGATGCTAACGCATGGCAACTTGTATTCGAATGCACGCGATGTGGCAGATTATCTTGGCTTCACGGAAGATGATCGTGTTGTGGCGACACTGCCTGTTTTCCATGTATTTGCGCTGACAGTCGTTGTCAATGCACCGCTCGTAAAAGGGGCCACGATTTTGCTTGTGCCACGTTTTTCGCCAGCAGATGTCTTCGATATTGTGAAGGAACAAGATGCGACGGTATTTGCAGGTGTGCCGACGATGTATAATTTCTTGTATCAGTACCCGGAGGGCGAGACGGAAGATTTCGCGTCGATTCGTCTAGCGATTTCAGGTGGAGCCTCACTACCCGTTGCGTTGCTTCATAATTTTGAGGACAAGTTCGAAGTGCGTGTGTCAGAAGGCTATGGTTTGTCTGAAGCGTCACCTGTAACTTGTTTTAATCCACTGGATCGTGAGCGTATTCCGGGCTCGATTGGTACGAATATCATTAATGTTGAAAACAAAGTCGTCAATGAGCTGGGCGATGAAGTGCCAGACGGAGAAGTCGGCGAACTTATTGTTCGTGGACCGAATGTTATGAAAGGCTACTACAAAATGCCGGAAGAAACGGAAGTAGCAATCCGAAACGGCTGGTTGTACACCGGTGATATGGCAAGACGTGATGAGAATGGCTACTTCTACATTGTCGATCGGAAAAAAGACCTTGTCATTGTTGGGGGCTACAATGTCTATCCGCGTGAAGTAGAAGAAGTATTATTTACACACCAAGACATTGTCGAGGCGGCAGTCATTGGTCTACCGGATCCAAACTTCGGCGAAGCCGTTCATGCGTTTGTCGTATTGAAAGACGGTATTGAGGTGGATGAAGCAGCGTTAATTGCCTACTGTGCGGAGCATTTAGCGAAATACAAAGTGCCGCATCATATTGAGTTTTTGGATGAATTGCCGAAAAATACAACGGGCAAAATATTAAGACGTTCATTGAAAGAGCAAGTGACACAATGA
- a CDS encoding ABC transporter ATP-binding protein: MTVNSIVELTEVTKIYEGKVMHRALNRLDFEVDEGEFVAVMGPSGSGKTTLLNLISTIDVPTYGRLMIDGIEPETLKQNELALFRRRKLGFVFQDINLLQMLTVEENLVLPLTLDGLPVPEMEKRITYMAEQLGLTTILNRRPDELSGGQAQRTAIGRALIHRPKMILADEPTGNLDSKSAKDVLELLSHINQTERTTIIMVTHDPIAASYCDRVLFIKDGEFFNEIYKDDRRQTFYQRILNVLSLLGGNVNDLSSVRLS; this comes from the coding sequence ATGACAGTGAACAGCATCGTGGAGTTGACGGAAGTCACGAAGATTTATGAAGGGAAAGTGATGCATCGGGCGTTAAACCGCCTCGATTTTGAGGTCGATGAAGGCGAGTTTGTGGCGGTGATGGGGCCTTCTGGAAGCGGGAAGACAACCTTGTTGAACCTGATTTCAACGATCGATGTGCCGACATATGGTCGCCTGATGATTGATGGCATTGAGCCAGAAACACTCAAACAAAATGAGCTGGCGCTGTTTAGGCGGCGTAAGCTTGGCTTTGTGTTTCAGGATATCAATTTGTTACAGATGTTGACGGTTGAAGAAAACCTTGTTCTGCCGCTGACGCTAGATGGCTTGCCTGTTCCGGAAATGGAAAAACGCATTACGTATATGGCGGAGCAGCTCGGATTGACGACCATTTTGAATCGCCGTCCTGACGAGTTATCAGGTGGCCAAGCACAGCGTACGGCAATCGGTCGTGCACTCATTCACAGACCGAAAATGATTTTAGCGGATGAGCCTACGGGAAATTTGGATTCTAAATCGGCAAAAGATGTGCTGGAATTGCTTAGCCATATTAATCAAACGGAACGCACAACGATCATTATGGTGACGCATGATCCGATTGCAGCAAGTTATTGTGATCGCGTGTTATTTATTAAGGACGGCGAGTTTTTCAATGAAATCTATAAAGACGATAGACGCCAAACGTTTTACCAACGTATTTTGAACGTCTTGTCCTTACTCGGAGGAAATGTCAATGACCTTTCGTCAGTTCGCTTATCGTAA